A stretch of Pomacea canaliculata isolate SZHN2017 linkage group LG6, ASM307304v1, whole genome shotgun sequence DNA encodes these proteins:
- the LOC112567209 gene encoding uncharacterized protein LOC112567209: MTKINFSANICLLIYLIKINIIVRTSDTNKSEEDNITKSTVLPDYLPFSLESTSVFDLNHTDRYSLPSAHSHLELQECAKHSHIYTVRGSEGSILISLTQTDNSHSSSVVFFCTIELQVSQGMVAHVRTFLESMAAINRVIITDEDNVVIFENYVNVLPTEFFTYSNIVRFQLMASTTKYSFRLNVNFTAVPQETQPQLNTTFLSPTTGYIDTSQPSEKKEYCPFINTWTYLVAPEDHATVINIYIYDKRQDCLINGINFVIIFETDSNSTQYSVCALYKNSYTEPVIYHGGVRVQYKSFTTYDRPFFRILFSFHHVSALPVQVSEGRWNCSAVRWEDMQHHFPCNFVSNCVGGEDEAGCWSGDGTCSPGTLQAGGRCFSLSFFGEEEMSWIDANEHCRKRGGQLPSLSTKRVWESVTDLFTRIGKCSHFFIGARTAPPTISVMYRNSWMWSDNTIAYFIHLYSLALTPPNTDLCTSLGIILKNYGKIPLLMSKCQDTDVVSCLLCEIPGTSSPYENNELPEIRTTSTSNFIQLAYVRCPDDHFTHVFLACDEGFRCWGGTDGATDSCPSSLTPLPPFQCDNVHQSVPYTLVCDHRADCKDGSDEDFCYFPPCDPLSPFRCAGGRCVQQWERCNGQVDCNDRADEDRCQKEIMHKYNTLDLELPLKIDLNSKGIFSVLPYIYNSSEMFFCPESHFTCVSLQQVCLPVYLRCNGVNDCPGHEDEAACDRYTCPGFYRCRASQVCVHESHVCDGIYHCPLHDDEILCNETCPDNCVCRGWAFGCSGIFHAASYPNLRYVNASGTSMNLIDFVSNIYLVQLNLIRCNITRLHEVTLPNLRILDLSSNKLTHISSYLFTGLTRLQSLKLSFNPLNKFSFMDVRQTSFLKFLDLSDVLLPVIDFRNIFFPH; encoded by the exons AtgaccaaaataaattttagcGCGAATATTTGTTTGCTAATttacttaattaaaataaatatcattgtAAGAACCAGTGATACCAACAAGTCGGAAGAAGACAATATTACCAAGAGTACAGTGCTGCcagattatctccccttttcaCTAGAATCTACCAGTGTGTTTGATTTGAACCACACTGACCGTTACTCGTTACCTTCAGCTCATTCGCACTTAGAGCTTCAAGAATGTGCCAAACACTCGCACATTTACACCGTGAGGGGAAGCGAAGGGAGCATCCTCATTTCTCTGACACAGACCGACAACTCCCATTCATCCTCGGTCGTCTTCTTCTGCACCATCGAGCTGCAAGTTTCCCAAGGAATGGTGGCTCACGTGCGGACGTTCCTAGAATCAATGGCAGCTATAAATAGAGTCATTATAACGGATGAGGACAACGTGGTTATATTTGAAAATTATGTCAACGTCCTCCCCACTGAATTTTTCACTTACTCCAATATTGTGAGGTTTCAGCTGATGGCAAGCACAACGAAATACTCTTTTCGGCTGAACGTAAACTTCACGGCAGTCCCACAAGAAACTCAGCCACAACTCAACACTACATTCCTCTCCCCAACTACAG GCTACATCGACACATCACAACCGAGCGAAAAGAAAGAATACTGTCCCTTCATAAACACGTGGACTTACCTGGTGGCACCTGAGGATCACGCTACtgttataaacatatatatttatgataAAAGGCAAGACTGCTTAATTAATGGCATAAATTTTGTTATCATCTTCGAAACGGATTCGAATTCCACACAATATAGTGTATGTGCTCTATACAAAAATTCATACACTGAGCCAGTTATTTACCACGGAGGTGTACGTGTGCAGTACAAAAGTTTCACCACATATGACCGACCCTTCTTCAGAATACTGTTCTCGTTCCACCACGTGTCGGCACTACCTGTTCAGGTGTCTGaaggcaggtggaactgctcggccgtgcgatgggaggacatgcagcatcacttcccgtgtaactttgtgtccaactgtgtgggcggcgaagatgaagctggatgctggtcaggtgacggcacgtgcagcccggGGACACTCCAGGCTGGCGGCCgctgcttttctctttcattttttggtGAGGAAGAAATGTCTTGGATCGATGCAAATGAACATTGTCGGAAGCGAGGAGGACAGTTGCCAAGTCTGAGTACAAAACGGGTGTGGGAATCTGTGACAGACCTTTTCACGAGAATTGGCAAATGCTCTCATTTCTTCATCGGCGCGAGGACAGCTCCTCCGACAATATCCGTTAT GTATAGAAACAGCTGGATGTGGTCAGATAATACGATCGCCTATTTCATCCACCTGTATTCACTGGCGCTCACTCCTCCCAATACCGATCTTTGCACCTCTTTGGGGATTATTCTAAAAAACTATGGAAAAATTCCACTTTTGATGAGCAAGTGTCAAGACACCGATGTTGTATCTTGTCTTTTATGTGAGATTCCGGGAACTTCAAGTCCGTATGAAAACAATGAACTGCCAGAGATCAGAACAACATCCACTTCAAATTTCATCCAG TTAGCGTACGTGCGATGTCCTGATGATCACTTCACACACGTGTTTCTGGCGTGTGACGAGGGCTTTAGATGCTGGGGTGGTACAGATGGCGCTACAGACTCCTGTCCATCATCTCTGACACCATTGCCTCCATTTCAATGTGACAACGTGCATCAGAGTGTCCCGTACACGCTAGTCTGTGATCATCGTGCTGACTGCAAAGACGGGAGCGACGAAGACTTCTGCTACTTTCCACCCTGCGaccctttgtctccttttcgATGTGCAGGCGGGAGG tgtgtccAACAGTGGGAGCGCTGTAACGGACAAGTAGACTGCAATGATCGTGCCGATGAAGATCGATGTCAAAAAGAAATCATGCATAAATACAACACCCTGGATCTCGAGCTCCCCCTAAAAATTGATTTGAACTCAAAGGGAATTTTTTCGGTTTTACCATACATATATAACTCATCAGAGATGTTTTTCTGTCCGGAGTCACACTTCACGTGTGTCAGCCTCCAGCAGgtgtgtctacctgtctacctccgATGTAACGGTGTtaacgactgtcctggtcacgaagacgaggcggcatgtgacaggtacacctgtccaggcttctaccgctgccgcgcctctcaggtgtgtgttcacgagagtcacgtgtgtgacgggatctACCATTGCCCActacatgatgatgaaatattgtgcaatgaaacatgtccaGACAACTGTGTCTGTCGCGGCTGGGCTTTTGGTTGCTCGGGTATCTTCCATGCTGCTAGCTACCCTAACCTTCGATACGTTAATGCCAGTGGGACCTCAATGAACCTGATTGACTTTGTAAGTAATATCTACCTGGTTCAACTTAATCTCATTCGGTGTAATATAACCAGGTTGCATGAGGTGACATTGCCTAATCTCCGAATTTTGGACCTCAGCAGCAACAAATTAACTCACATTAGCAGCTATTTGTTTACTGGTCTAACAAGACTCCAGTCTCTAAAATTAAGTTTCAATccattaaataaattttcttttatggaCGTCAGACAAACATCGTTTTTAAAATTTCTCGACCTTTCTGACGTCCTACTTCCTGTAATAGActttagaaacattttctttccacaCTAA
- the LOC112567365 gene encoding uncharacterized protein LOC112567365 → MGMFWSFSQHLNHLVRPRSWHWRRVLSLNRPVLRLKTVILAMEKPCIRVLLCLQKMSEENKEVLVGMSQVRFGLYLDEACLPASLPPVEKRNWKEGDIDVLLILRHYGLVLFEVKSFANNLTEGKISQQEMDDNTRKQLRDAVSQLDKAEAMLSHLVSSISPGLRITRTIAVTNLTVHQVQQAISGDPLLVQDLCRCLGTTDPADITGLCLCSDQLSDPKTPCDVSSDLLRELGNWWQRRVAGAGPDSHMTRDVYKTLVSRLCGPTTTVTVPCTSPPRLCVKTLQKVVPWPAGCCTVQITLFPEQVELLNTEHPRLFLTGPPGTGKTVVLLLMGMKWLLCGDDVHIVSVCRESRAACIMLYHLLMQTVNTQQTAGLSCGQPHLLQYDFNVGKDVKMAVNDLSQAARGETLYIIADEISPELWRDNFQTFSEKLQAQVSRLHLWAASFFHGQVPAGWQVENLTRPLRFYPSIFMEIEQDRYITDHRVQAYKENCCEQTDDLPVIRLYHQGHGHSGDKPVDCIMCGRQVAGILHNLRVGIPVNATPTSTTITPTSGSTTPSGLQWRDVLVLYGYNVADNTGILTALREEGIPVRVMTDDDIEDVATARSDVVWVRMDVVFVVWREKSWSMLRLVLMSCSDYTSSLAVLHNL, encoded by the exons ATGGGGATGTTCTGGTCCTTCAGCCAACATCTGAACCATCTGGTGAGACCAAGAAGCTGGCATTGGCGCCGGGTGCTGTCTCTCAACCGTCCAGTCCTCAGACTAAAGACAGTGATATTAGCTATGGAGAAGCCATGCATCCGAGTTCTACTCTGCCTacagaaaatgtctgaagaaaacaaagaagttttgGTTGGAATGAGTCAGGTTCGATTTGGACTGTACCTGGATGAAGCTTGCCTACCCGCCAGTCTTCCTCCTGTTGAGAAGCGAAACTGGAAAGAGGGGGACATTGATGTCCTTCTTATTCTCCGACATTACGGTTTAGTACTATTTGAGGTGAAGTCGTTTGCCAACAACTTAACAGAAGGGAAGATATCACAACAGGAAATGGAtgacaacacaagaaaacaactaAGAGATGCTGtctcacagctggacaaggcggaggccatgttgtctcacctggtgtccagTATCTCTCCTGGTTTGCGCATCACAAGAACAATCGCGGTGACTAACCTCACGGTTCATCAGGTACAACAGGCCATCTCAGGTGACCCACTACTGGTTCAg GACCTGTGccggtgtctgggaacaacagatccTGCCGACATcactggtctgtgtctgtgctctgatcagttgtctgaccccaagaccccatGTGACGTCAGTAGCGACCTGCTGAGGGAACTTGGcaactggtggcagcgacgtgtggctggtgCTGGACCTGATAGTCACATGACCCgtgacgtgtacaagacactggtgaGCAG GTTGTGTGGTCCaacgacaacagtgactgtacCATGTACATCTCCACCCCGCCTGTGTGTCAAGACTTTACAAAAGGTCGTGCCATGGCCAGCAGGATGCTGCACTGTTCAAATAACACTTTTCCCAGAGCAAGTTGAGCTGCTCAACACGGAGCATCCCAGACTATTTTTGACAGGACCCCCAGGTACAGGTAAAAccgtggtgctgctgctgatgggtATGAAGTGGTTGTTGTGTGGTGACGACGTCCACATTGTCAGCGTATGTAGAgagagtcgtgcagcgtgcatcatgttgtatcacctgctGATGCAgactgtaaacacacaacaaacagcagGTCTATCGTGTGGTCAGCCTCACCTGCTGCAGTACGACTTCAACGTCGGTAAAGACGTCAAAATGGCCGTCAACGAcctgtcacaggcggcgagggGAGAGACGCTGTACATCATCGCTGATGAGATTAGTCCTGAGCTGTG GAGGGACAACTTCCAAACCTTTTCTGAGAAGCTTCAGGCACAAGTTTCTCGcctccatctttgggcggcaagtttTTTTCACGGACAAGTACCCGCCGGATGGCAAGTAGAAAATTTAACCAGACCTCTCCGATTCTATCCGTCGATCTTCATGGAAATCGAGCAGGACAGGTACATCACTGACCATCGTGTACAGGCGTACAAAGAGAATTGTTGTGAGCAGACAGACGACCTGCCAGTCATACGACTGTATCACCAAGGACATGGTCACTCAGGTGACAAGCCAGTTGACTGTATCATGTGTGGTCGTCAGGTGGCTGGCATCCTACACAATCTCCGTGTTGGTATTCCGG TCAATGCCACGCCAACATCTACCACCATCACCCCCACCAGCGGCAGTACAACACCATCCGGCTTGCAGTGGAGAGATGTGCTAGTGTTGTACGGGTATAATGTTGCTGACAACACGGGTATATTGACGGCGCTGAGAGAAGAGGGTATTCCAGTAAGGGTGAtgacggatgatgacatcgaggacgtggccacggcccgcagcgACGTGGTGTGGGTGCGCATGGAcgtcgtgttcgtggtctggagagaaaagtcgtggTCTATGTTGAGACTGGTTTTGATGTCTTGTTCCGACTACACTTCATCTCTCGCTGTActtcacaacttgtga